A genomic segment from Agelaius phoeniceus isolate bAgePho1 chromosome 2, bAgePho1.hap1, whole genome shotgun sequence encodes:
- the COL4A1 gene encoding collagen alpha-1(IV) chain isoform X2 gives MRLWLGFGLLLSAELSAVSAAGCSGCGKCDCSGVKGQKGERGLPGLQGVIGFPGMQGPEGPPGPPGLKGDTGEPGLPGTKGTRGPPGVSGFPGNPGLPGIPGQDGPPGPPGIPGCNGTKGERGPVGPPGLPGLTGSIGPPGPPGMKGDPGEVVGLLAPGVLKGEKGFPGQPGLPGPPGASGFQGPMGPMGPPGEQGPPGPPGLPGEKGYMGLGFQGPKGEKGEQGVSGPPGPPGPAPHMKEKGSEIIKGEKGDPGQKGEQGIPGLPGSGFKGDKGEPGQPGPRGKPGKDGEPGLKGEPGLPGGFGIPGRPGEPGTKGDKGERGYPGPPGRIIDAGPIDTFGEKGDPGVSGLPGLKGQKGEKGFPGAQGIPGPPGQPIPGRVGSPGVPGERGEKGEKGSPGFPSPGIPGRDGFPGPPGLPGPPGPPGVTDGIDQCQQGEPGAPGSPGLPGRDGFPGEMGEKGDKGEACALCDKVGPPGLPGPQGPPGPAGFPGQAGFKGDRGLPGLDGLPGVPGPPGTPGLMGSPGPKGEPGDFTYDSILKGEKGDPGFPGQPGIPGREGRPGKDGFPGPQGPKGVAGTAGLKGERGPPGQPGFPGVRGERGFPGPPGIGAAGLPGEKGDRGFAGTPGLPGLPGAKGEAGRTISLPGPPGADGLPGPPGFPGPQGDKGNPGLPGRPGLPGEKGAVGQPGIGFPGPPGPKGFQGQPGSPGQPGTPGTPGLDGLPGVPGLQGQKGEPGVGLPGPKGLPGPPGPAGIPGEKGSPGLPGLRGEQGFPGIPGQQGFRGDPGLPGLQGLQGPPGAPGLGPPGLPGPAGQPGPQGPPGFPGIKGERGFPGVPGLDMPGPKGDKGSPGQPGVPGSVGLPGLPGPQGAVGLKGSTGPKGEMGVMGTPGLPGTPGPVGERGFPGEKGSQGFKGVIGPQGDPGVKGDKGEAGLPGKPGTIDNMDMVSLKGQKGDQGEKGDHGEAGEKGLRGDYGEPGIPGRDGEPGTPGQPGPKGDQGPPGYPGDPGVPGQKGSVGEMGLPGTPGEKGLPGVPGSPGTPGFPGQKGEKGDKGAPGFPGIGFPGAPGEKGEPGRTGSPGLSGDKGEKGNIGIPGMPGAPGPKGSPGMAGFPGSPGRHGEKGEKGLPGLSGIPGLKGEPGEPGLPGPAGATGQKGEPGYDGIPGAAGAKGEQGLPGRGLPGFPGAKGDKGAKGEVGFPGSPGSPGIPGLKGEPGYAGPPGPKGNQGLPGLPGSAIEGPKGDRGPQGQPGLPGLPGPIGPPGPPGLKGAKGEQGSSGWPGTPGGPGMKGDPGFQGLPGSPGLPGDVGPKGDLGPPGVPGVPGPKGTPGFPGLKGERGDQGLPGSKGLQGPPGPPGPFQLIKGDPGLPGPVGPVGLKGFPGLPGPKGQQGVTGPSGVPGPPGSPGFDGQPGQKGEAGPFGPPGPRGFPGPPGPDGLPGAMGPPGAPSVAHGFLVTRHSQTIEEPSCPFGTRLIYHGYSLLYVQGNERAHGQDLGTAGSCLRKFSTMPFLFCNINNVCNFASRNDYSYWLSTPEPMPMNMAPITGDNIRPFISSSCHGNRCSQSNNPNTTVS, from the exons GGAGAAAGAGGCTTGCCAGGACTGCAGGGTGTGATTGGGTTTCCTGGAATGCAAGGACCTGAAGGTCCTCCTGGGCCACCGGGGCTTAAG GGTGATACTGGAGAACCAGGACTGCCAGGAACAAAGGGAACAAGA GGCCCCCCAGGAGTATCAGGCTTCCCAGGAAACCCAGGCCTTCCT GGCATTCCTGGACAAGATGGCCCTCCTGGTCCACCTGGCATTCCAGGATGTAATGGCACAAAG GGTGAAAGAGGTCCAGTAGGTCCCCCAGGTTTACCAGGACTGACTGGAAGTATA ggacctccaggacCTCCTGGAATGAAG GGAGATCCAGGTGAAGTGGTTGGTCTTTTAGCTCCTGGCGTGCTAAAAGGTGAAAAAGGGTTTCCTGGCCAACCTGGACTGCCT GGTCCACCTGGAGCTTCAGGGTTTCAGGGACCAATGGGACCAATGGGCCCTCCAGGAGAGCAA GgtcccccagggccaccaggacTTCCAGGCGAGAAG GGCTACATGGGCTTGGGCTTTCAGGGTCCCAAAGGTGAAAAG GGAGAACAAGGGGTAAGCggccccccaggacccccaggaccAGCACCTCatatgaaagaaaaagggagTGAAATCATAAAGGGAGAAAAG GGTGATCCAGGCCAAAAGGGCGAACAGGGAATCCCA GGATTGCCAGGTTCAGGTTTCAAAGGAGACAAGGGTGAGCCTGGGCAGCCTGGTCCACGT GGCAAGCCTGGAAAAGATGGTGAACCAGGACTGAAAGGAGAACCT GGTTTGCCTGGAGGGTTTGGGATTCCAGGACGGcctggggagcctggcacaAAG GGTGACAAAGGGGAGCGAGGTTATCCAGGACCTCCAGGAAGA ATTATAGATGCTGGACCAATAGATACCTTTGGTGAAAAAGGAGACCCTGGAGTTTCAGGTTTGCCTGGACTGAAGGGTCAAAAAGGTGAAAAAG GCTTCCCTGGTGCACAAGGAATTCCAGGACCTCCAG GTCAACCAATTCCAGGCAGGGTAGGATCACCTGGTGTCCCTGGAGAGAGAGGTGAAAAAGGTGAAAAGGGTTCTCCTGGATTCCCTTCACCTGGAATCCCTGGAAGAGATGGTTTCCCGGGTCCCCCTGGGTTGCCTGGCCCACCAGGACCTCCAGGCGTAACAG ATGGAATTGATCAGTGCCAGCAAGGAGAACCTGGTGCACCAGGTAGTCCTGGACTTCCAGGGAGAGATGGATTTCCAGGAGAGATGGGAGAGAAAG gtGACAAAGGTGAAGCCTGTGCCTTGTGTGATAAAGTAGGACCTCCTGGACTTCCAGGACCACAAGGGCCACCAGGTCCAGCAG GTTTTCCAGGACAAGCAGGTTTCAAGGGTGACAGAGGCTTACCTGGACTTGATGGCCTTCCAGGGGTGCCT GGTCCCCCCGGCACTCCAGGACTTATGGGCAGCCCTGGGCCAAAAGGAGAACCTGGAGATTTTACCTACGATTCTATCCTGAAAGGTGAAAAGGGAGATCCTGGTTTCCCAGGACAGCCAGGCATTcctggaagagaaggaagacCAGGAAAAGATGGATTTCCAGGTCCCCAGGGTCCAAAAGGAGTAGCG GGTACAGCTGGCTTGAAAGGAGAACGTGGTCCCCCTGGCCAACCTGGATTCCCTGGAGTGCGTGGTGAAAGAGGTTTTCCTGGCCCTCCTGGGATAGGTGCTGCAGGATTACCTGGtgaaaaaggagacagaggctTTGCTGGAACCCCAGGTTTACCAGGACTTCCAG GAGCAAAGGGTGAAGCAGGACGAACTATATCACTCCCTGGCCCTCCTGGGGCAGATGGCCTTCCTGGGCCACCTGGTTTCCCTGGACCCCAAG GTGACAAAGGGAATCCTGGGCTTCCAGGCAGACCTGGCCTACCAGGAGAAAAAggtgctgtggggcagccggggataGGGTTCCCCGGACCTCCAGGTCCCAAAG GTTTCCAAGGTCAGCCTGGCTCACCTGGTCAGCCAGGAACTCCAGGAACCCCCGGTCTGGATGGTTTGCCAGGAGTTCCAGGTTTACAAGGCCAAAAG GGTGAACCTGGTGTAGGTCTACCTGGCCCTAAGGGATTGCCAGGCCCCCCTGGTCCAGCTGGCATCCCTGGAGAAAAGGGAAGTCCAGGACTGCCTGGTTTACGTGGCGAGCAGGGTTTTCCGGGCATACCTGGACAGCAGGGATTCAGAG GTGACCCAGGTCTCCCAGGTCTCCAAGGCTTGCAGGGCCCTCCAGGTGCTCCGGGGCTGGGCCCTCCAGGATTGCCAGGACCTGCTGGGCAGCCGGGACCCCAGGGACCACCAG GATTTCCTGGAATAAAAGGAGAAAGGGGCTTCCCTGGTGTCCCAGGTCTAGATATGCCAGGACCTAAAGGAGATAAAGGCAGCCCGGGCCAGCCAGGAGTCCCAGGCTCTGTGGGGTTACCTGGCCTGCCAGGTCCACAGGGGGCTGTTGGACTGAAAGGATCAACAG GACCCAAAGGAGAAATGGGAGTTATGGGAACTCCTGGGTTGCCAGGAACTCCTGGGCCAGTTGGAGAGCGAGGGTTTCCTGGTGAAAAAG GCAGCCAAGGTTTCAAAGGTGTAATTGGACCACAGGGTGATCCTGGTGTTAAGGGAGATAAAGGTGAAGCTGGTCTCCCAGGAAAACCTGGAACAATAGACAACATGGACATGGTTAGCCTCAAAGGCCAGAAGGGAGATCAAGGAGAAAAAG GGGACCAtggagaagcaggagaaaaagggcTACGTGGGGATTATGGAGAACCAGGAATTCCAGGGAGAGATGGTGAACCCGGTACTCCTGGACAGCCAG GACCAAAAGGTGATCAAGGCCCCCCAGGGTACCCAGGGGATCCAGGAGTTCCAGGACAAAAAGGATCGGTTGGTGAAATGGGTCTGCCAG GAACACCTGGAGAAAAGGGTCTTCCTGGAGTACCAGGTTCACCAGGCACACCAGGGTTCCCTGGGCAAAAAGGCGAAAAAGGAGACAAAGGAGCACCAGGTTTTCCTGGAATAGGTTTTCCAGGGGCTCCTGGTGAGAAG GGAGAACCAGGAAGAACGGGTAGTCCAGGTCTATCTGGAGATAAAGGTGAAAAGGGTAATATAGGAATTCCTGGAATGCCGGGTGCCCCAGGTCCCAAAGGATCCCCTGGCATGGCTGGATTTCCAG GAAGCCCTGGCCGCCATGGAGAAAAGGGTGAAAAAGGACTTCCTGGCTTAAGTGGGATTCCAGGTTTAAAAGGAGAACCAG GTGAACCTGGTCTTCCGGGTCCTGCTGGTGCCACTGGTCAGAAGGGTGAACCAGGTTATGATGGGATTCCAGGTGCAGCTGGTGCAAAGGGTGAACAAG GTCTTCCAGGTAGAGGACTTCCAGGATTTCCTGGTGCAAAGGGAGATAAAG GTGCAAAAGGTGAAGTGGGTTTTCCAGGATCCCCAGGAAGTCCAGGGATCCCAGGCCTGAAAGGGGAACCAGGATATGCAGGTCCACCAGGCCCTAAAGGGAACCAAGGTCTTCCTGGGCTACCAGGAAGTGCAATTGAAGGCCCTAAAGGAGACAGAGGACCCCAAGGCCAACCTGGTCTTCCAG GTTTACCAGGTCCAATAGGGCCACCAGGACCTCCAGGTCTGAAAGGGGCCAAAGGAGAGCAAGGGAGCAGTGGCTGGCCAGGGACCCCTGGGGGTCCGGGAATGAAAGGTGATCCGGGTTTCCAAGGACTGCCA GGTAGTCCTGGTTTGCCAGGAGATGTCGGTCCAAAGGGTGATCTCGGACCTCCAGGAGTTCCAGGTGTTCCAG GTCCAAAAGGGACTCCTGGCTTCCCAGGCCTTAAGGGTGAGCGAGGTGACCAAGGTCTTCCTGGATCTAAAG GTTTACAAGGCCCACCAGGCCCACCAGGTCCTTTTCAGCTTATTAAAGGGGATCCTGGCTTACCTGGACCTGTAGGACCAGTTGGTCTCAAGGGATTCCCAGGACTTCCAGGTCCCAAAGGACAACAAG GGGTGACAGGACCTTCAGGTGTACCTGGACCACCTGGTAGTCCAGGGTTTGATGGTCAGCCTGGGCAGAAAGGAGAAGCTGGTCCTTTTGGTCCCCCAG GGCCCAGAGGATTTCCTGGTCCACCTGGCCCTGATGGCTTGCCTGGGGCTATGGGCCCACCAGGGGCACCATCAGTTGCTCATGGATTCCTTGTTACCAGACACAGTCAAACCATTGAAGAGCCGTCGTGTCCGTTTGGAACAAGGCTGATTTACCACGGCTACTCCTTGCTTTATGTACAAGGCAATGAAAGAGCACATGGCCAAGATCTGG